The Candidatus Dependentiae bacterium genome contains a region encoding:
- the murB gene encoding UDP-N-acetylmuramate dehydrogenase codes for MKILENISLKDKNWFKTGGNSKFFCEPETEHEFVLAITFANKNNLEIFVLGDGANLLISDNGFNGLTIRPKLRNITVNENMVTAQAGVEIQDLINFCLDDNLLGIEDFSCIPGSIGGAVYINIHYFEKFLSDYLISAQIIDSKTGEIIVVNKSWFNFGYDQSKLQNKNYFLVSATFELKKCDNLEAAYAKGRSHEIIRYRQRQYPTSNTCGSFFRNFYENEVSLEINGKKMIFVAYYLDKLGIKGNLKIGGAQISFKHANMIVTDDTATSQDVINLAKEIQNLVFKNYKIKPIAECQLIGFDENTL; via the coding sequence ATGAAAATACTGGAAAATATAAGTTTAAAAGATAAAAATTGGTTTAAAACCGGTGGTAATTCAAAATTTTTCTGTGAGCCTGAAACCGAACATGAATTTGTACTGGCCATAACTTTTGCCAATAAAAATAATCTGGAAATATTTGTTTTAGGTGATGGTGCAAACTTGCTTATAAGTGATAATGGTTTTAATGGATTAACAATAAGGCCTAAACTCAGAAATATAACTGTAAACGAAAACATGGTAACAGCTCAAGCCGGGGTAGAGATTCAAGATTTAATAAATTTTTGTCTTGATGATAACTTACTTGGCATTGAAGATTTCAGTTGTATTCCCGGATCTATTGGAGGTGCTGTATATATTAATATTCACTATTTTGAAAAATTTTTAAGTGATTATTTAATTAGTGCACAAATTATAGATTCAAAAACCGGTGAAATAATTGTTGTAAATAAAAGTTGGTTTAATTTTGGTTATGATCAATCTAAATTACAAAATAAAAATTATTTTTTAGTTAGTGCTACTTTTGAATTAAAAAAATGTGATAATTTGGAAGCTGCATATGCTAAAGGTCGTAGCCATGAGATCATAAGATACAGGCAAAGACAATATCCAACATCAAATACCTGTGGAAGCTTTTTTAGAAATTTTTACGAAAACGAAGTAAGTTTGGAAATTAACGGTAAAAAAATGATTTTCGTCGCTTACTATTTAGATAAACTTGGAATAAAAGGTAATTTAAAAATAGGCGGAGCTCAAATTTCATTTAAACATGCAAATATGATAGTTACAGATGATACAGCAACAAGCCAAGATGTTATAAATTTAGCAAAAGAGATACAAAATCTTGTTTTTAAAAATT
- a CDS encoding N-acetylmuramoyl-L-alanine amidase, whose protein sequence is MNTYFKKIIILCVLLSSRSVYSINSLKYVEICNKRLAPQLFFEFTNSLYFEKRIDAEKMQLEISFPAMNIQDFKEKNVVESIKSLGDIIKKAELFYSQAPSPRVVILITFSTDDILIRWNKLEDPARLLIDFFKKSDLQKLQEQGKQLLYAKNKSNDFDNKLIDCKNSELQKKNRILVDAGHGGQDTGALGFFLLKEKELTLDIARRVQLLLKKKGFEVYLTRAEDKFLSLKDRTDLATQLKADFFVSIHANAVPSVSNASGIESYFLNSNDILARDRRGGFLFVFNENDETIAKLADITLKNNIDQSEQLALSIQNGIIEYLNSKKVSDVIDRGIKRNDFRVLLENDIPAALIEVGFITNPKEAKRLSITAYRQLLAIGISKGIEKYVETSK, encoded by the coding sequence ATGAATACTTATTTCAAAAAAATTATCATTTTGTGCGTCTTATTAAGTTCAAGATCAGTTTATTCAATAAATTCTTTAAAGTATGTTGAAATTTGTAATAAAAGATTGGCGCCACAACTTTTTTTTGAATTTACAAATTCTTTATATTTTGAAAAAAGAATAGATGCTGAAAAGATGCAGTTGGAAATATCTTTTCCGGCTATGAATATACAAGATTTTAAAGAAAAAAATGTTGTGGAATCTATAAAAAGTTTGGGCGACATTATAAAAAAAGCCGAATTGTTTTATTCACAGGCACCAAGTCCAAGAGTTGTCATATTAATAACTTTTTCAACTGATGATATTTTAATTCGCTGGAATAAACTTGAAGATCCGGCAAGATTATTAATCGATTTTTTTAAAAAAAGTGATTTACAAAAATTACAGGAACAGGGAAAACAGTTGCTTTATGCAAAAAATAAATCAAACGATTTTGATAATAAATTAATTGATTGTAAAAATTCTGAATTGCAAAAAAAAAATCGTATTTTAGTTGATGCCGGACATGGTGGACAAGATACCGGTGCGCTGGGTTTTTTTTTATTAAAAGAGAAGGAATTAACACTTGATATTGCTCGTCGTGTTCAACTTTTGTTAAAAAAAAAAGGTTTTGAAGTCTATTTAACTAGAGCCGAAGATAAATTTTTATCTTTAAAAGATAGAACGGATTTGGCAACACAATTAAAGGCAGATTTTTTTGTTTCCATTCATGCAAATGCTGTTCCAAGTGTTTCTAATGCTTCCGGTATCGAATCTTATTTTTTAAATTCAAATGATATTTTAGCTCGAGACAGGAGAGGCGGATTTCTATTTGTTTTTAATGAAAATGATGAAACTATTGCAAAACTTGCAGATATAACATTAAAAAATAATATTGATCAGTCTGAACAACTTGCTCTAAGTATTCAAAATGGAATAATCGAATATTTAAATAGCAAAAAGGTGTCGGATGTAATAGATCGAGGTATTAAACGAAATGATTTTAGAGTTTTACTGGAAAATGATATTCCAGCGGCTCTTATTGAAGTTGGGTTTATAACAAATCCAAAAGAAGCTAAAAGGTTGTCGATTACTGCTTACAGGCAACTTTTGGCAATTGGTATTTCAAAGGGTATTGAGAAATATGTTGAGACGTCGAAATAA